The following coding sequences lie in one Xanthomonas hortorum pv. pelargonii genomic window:
- a CDS encoding XVIPCD domain-containing protein — MWEEQAKATAEHLIDNHFDEATRRLDVDSKWARVNLEKDLATGHIGGKPLIEPWQTPADRALERANNPVPTAPAKTPAHPEHPDHAMHEQIKGKVTELGRQAGVPDEINQQTSASLLALAKENGLTRVDHVLLSSATDTVEAARTIFVVQGRLGDPAALRADMPTAQAAHAPVEQSFAQLEQTNQRLAQSQAQQQAVEQTQSQNTPQMRMT; from the coding sequence ATGTGGGAGGAGCAAGCCAAGGCAACCGCCGAACACCTCATCGACAACCACTTCGACGAAGCCACACGTCGCTTGGATGTTGATTCCAAATGGGCTCGCGTCAATCTGGAAAAGGATCTGGCTACGGGGCACATTGGTGGCAAGCCGCTGATTGAACCTTGGCAAACGCCCGCGGATCGTGCGTTGGAGCGCGCCAACAACCCCGTTCCGACCGCACCGGCCAAGACGCCAGCGCATCCCGAACACCCGGACCACGCGATGCACGAGCAAATCAAAGGCAAAGTGACCGAGCTTGGACGGCAAGCGGGCGTTCCGGATGAGATAAACCAGCAGACCAGCGCCAGCCTTTTGGCCCTAGCTAAGGAAAATGGTCTAACGCGCGTGGACCATGTATTGCTTAGCAGTGCAACGGATACCGTGGAAGCTGCACGCACCATCTTTGTGGTCCAAGGCAGGTTGGGAGACCCCGCCGCCTTGCGTGCTGACATGCCAACCGCGCAGGCCGCCCATGCCCCCGTTGAGCAATCGTTCGCCCAGTTAGAACAGACCAACCAACGCTTGGCGCAGAGTCAGGCTCAGCAACAAGCGGTCGAACAGACGCAAAGCCAGAACACGCCCCAGATGCGGATGACCTGA
- a CDS encoding RES domain-containing protein: MLDPNSRPLVRLFRYDGMEWDPPDVKFRKLRVDPPDGFKDQFAVLYTADTLPAVAMECRVLQVSALDDSFKWSKDLAEQYSVVRYAFSEPALFIPIDGNNRDLLGLSWRGGKLDHTYLPFQKAALELHQRFGKIIHGLSWQSYHRHQLGRVYAIWHEHKSTIDLSITSSKPYSKLIDDSEWSDFLNENPGIEQIDKAP; encoded by the coding sequence TTGCTTGATCCGAACAGCCGGCCTTTGGTCCGGCTGTTTCGTTATGACGGCATGGAGTGGGACCCACCAGATGTCAAGTTTCGTAAACTCCGCGTTGACCCTCCAGATGGATTTAAGGATCAGTTTGCTGTGCTATATACCGCCGACACTTTGCCAGCAGTGGCAATGGAATGCCGGGTGTTGCAGGTAAGCGCTCTGGATGACAGCTTTAAGTGGTCAAAGGATTTGGCAGAGCAATACTCAGTCGTCCGCTATGCATTTTCAGAGCCGGCGCTTTTCATCCCAATCGATGGTAATAATCGTGATTTGCTGGGGCTATCGTGGCGGGGCGGTAAGTTAGACCACACCTATTTGCCATTTCAGAAGGCTGCGCTCGAGTTGCATCAGCGATTCGGAAAAATCATCCACGGGTTGAGCTGGCAATCTTATCATCGCCATCAGTTGGGTCGTGTTTATGCAATCTGGCACGAACATAAGTCTACAATTGATTTGAGCATAACGTCGAGCAAGCCGTATTCCAAGCTCATTGATGACTCTGAGTGGAGTGATTTTCTAAATGAAAACCCTGGCATTGAGCAAATAGACAAGGCGCCTTAA